ATCCCAATCCTCAAAGATGAATGGCAGCGTTTCAACACCAAACACTCCAGAGTACTGATCCATTAAACCAGGTGAGACGATCGACATCTCCATCGTTCCCATATTTACCCCTTCAATCGCTTCCATCTCTTCGCCAAGCTGTCCCCCAGGAAAAACATCAACAGTGATCGCTCCATCACTCTTTTCAGTAGCTAATTCAGATATTTTTTCAGCAAGCTGGTCTACTTGCCCACCTACAGCATGATGGTGGCCCAATTGAATCGTAACTTCTTCTACCCCTCCATCGGAATCGCCCGCACCTTCTTCTTGAGAAGGTGTCTCATCATCACTTCCACATCCACTTAACACCAATGCTAGAGAACCCGTTAATGCAAACAGCGTTTTTTTAAAGCGAAACATCGTTTTTCCCCCTTTAAAGTTTTTAAATAAAGAGAAGACGTAACTTCATTTTTTCTGAATTTTATTCAGTTTTTCTTTGATAAACCGAATCGATTGATTCTCTATTTGAAAATGAACTGGGATGATTTTATGATTGGCAAAGGTATTTTCGTCGTAATGTGTATAGATCTCTGGATTAATAATCACGATATTACATTCCTTCAAGATTTCATTGACTTTTTCGGGCTGGTCGACCGTAGCACTTTGGCGAAAATCTCTTTGATATACAGATAACACCCCCTTAATAATTCTCATTGTTCTTTCATTCGTCGCGATAATCCCAACACTGTCAACTTTGTTAATATTGGATATTTCAGATACGGATTGAATCGATGGAATATGGTGTACTGCGGTGATTTCTCTCGTTTTTAATAATGTTTTTGCTTCATGAAGGTGGAAAAACGTCGTCAATATTAATGGATAAGAGAGGATTTCTCTGTGCTTTATAGGAAGTTCATCTAGCATAAATGGTTTTACAGGAACACCTATTTGCCTTTCTAGATCTTGAGCAATTTCTGTCGCTTCATATTTGTTACACTCTATAAATGCTACCTTGATCGGGCTTACCTCGTAATTGTCTGTAATATAAAGTTTGATCTTTTTCAGCAGTTCTTCTTTAGGTAATTGTGCCAATTTGGCTTGCCAGAGCAAGGGTTCAATAGCTTCTGATATGCTGCCCTCCCATGACGTTTCATCGATTCTTACATCACTGGAAACATAGAAACCTTTCCCCTTTCGAGAATAGATATAGCCTTTCTCTTGTAAGTCTTTATAAGCCAAAAATACAGTCGATTTATTAATATTTAGTTGTTGTGCAATTTCCCTTACACTCGGCAACGGAGAACCCGGACCAAACCTCCCAGATAAAATGTAATGAAAAATAGAATTTGATAAATCATGTACTATTTGGTTTTTCCTCATCATTTTTAACCCCTTGTGTTCCATACTCACAAACAAACTGTTTACTGTTTAGAATCAATATACAGTCAACTTTCATAAAATATGACTCTTAATAGTAAAAAAGCTATTAAATTTAAAAATGGTAATTTATGTATTATAAAAAGTGATGTTATATCTTCTAGTACCTCTTCCTATCATAGATCGTCAGAAAGTAAAAAGGAGCAACAATGAAAAATCAAGCAGGGCCTTATATCGCTTGGGCTTGGGAAGAGAAAGGAACAAATTTCTCTGAGGAAAATGAAGAAGAGGAAACAAAAATGTTGGGTGTAACGGCATTAAGTAATCATTTTGGGGTTTCTAGATTTAGAATGAATCCTATTTTATCTGAACAGGGACTCATACAAAAGAGTGATAATGGCTGGGTGATTACTAGACTAGGAGAGAGTCTCGGAGGAAAACAATTTGAAAATAAAGTCTCTGGTGCTCCATATGTTTGCTGGGGAGAAAGGATTTTATCCAAT
The Bacillus shivajii DNA segment above includes these coding regions:
- a CDS encoding GntR family transcriptional regulator gives rise to the protein MMRKNQIVHDLSNSIFHYILSGRFGPGSPLPSVREIAQQLNINKSTVFLAYKDLQEKGYIYSRKGKGFYVSSDVRIDETSWEGSISEAIEPLLWQAKLAQLPKEELLKKIKLYITDNYEVSPIKVAFIECNKYEATEIAQDLERQIGVPVKPFMLDELPIKHREILSYPLILTTFFHLHEAKTLLKTREITAVHHIPSIQSVSEISNINKVDSVGIIATNERTMRIIKGVLSVYQRDFRQSATVDQPEKVNEILKECNIVIINPEIYTHYDENTFANHKIIPVHFQIENQSIRFIKEKLNKIQKK